One segment of Helicobacter sp. MIT 05-5293 DNA contains the following:
- a CDS encoding MFS transporter, which translates to MPRNISAMTPQQRQNLADSKWVQFALFSAASMTVLGGTIIAASLPLLEKHFDAVPHIDMLSKFVLTLPALFVCFFAPISGFLLERYGRLKFIYPAILLWSIAGASGFLLEGNIYWILISRAIFGIATAFVMTGISALIGDYYQGAKREKALGLQGFFMAGGGSIFLMLGGFLSDIDWRYPFLVYLSGLPILLIAYLMLFEPPRDNTQIHTESQSEHSATNATEQKFHFWSFVPIYAFCFYAMSMFYVTPTQIPHFITQYLGKSGDLVGVSLAVNSICTAIISLFYPRLRQRFSVFKLYFMSLMLIGTGFMLISVFHTYEVVLFSLALVGLGNGIIMVNNTSWLLSVAKEYERARALGFLSASLFMGQFCSPLLTQPLVRFGGMEMMFGVNAVIVFVSALIFLFLKNPSKTS; encoded by the coding sequence ATGCCTAGAAATATTTCCGCAATGACTCCCCAGCAGCGTCAGAATCTCGCCGATTCTAAATGGGTGCAGTTTGCACTTTTTTCAGCTGCCTCAATGACGGTGCTTGGCGGCACAATTATCGCTGCTTCTCTTCCGCTTCTTGAGAAACATTTTGATGCTGTGCCTCATATTGATATGCTTTCAAAATTTGTGCTTACGCTCCCAGCTTTATTTGTATGCTTTTTTGCTCCTATCAGTGGATTCTTATTGGAGCGATACGGGCGTTTGAAGTTCATTTATCCTGCTATTTTGTTGTGGAGTATCGCCGGTGCGAGTGGATTCTTATTGGAAGGGAATATTTATTGGATTCTTATCTCGCGTGCGATTTTTGGTATCGCTACGGCTTTTGTGATGACAGGGATTAGCGCGTTGATAGGGGATTATTATCAAGGTGCGAAACGCGAAAAGGCATTAGGTTTGCAGGGCTTTTTTATGGCAGGAGGCGGGTCAATCTTTTTAATGTTGGGCGGATTCTTGAGTGATATTGATTGGCGATACCCCTTTTTAGTATATTTGTCAGGATTACCTATTTTGCTTATTGCGTATTTGATGCTTTTTGAGCCGCCAAGGGATAATACACAAATTCATACTGAATCTCAATCCGAGCATTCTGCGACAAATGCCACAGAGCAAAAATTTCATTTTTGGTCTTTTGTGCCTATTTATGCTTTTTGTTTTTACGCAATGAGTATGTTTTATGTTACTCCTACCCAGATTCCTCATTTTATCACGCAGTATCTTGGCAAAAGCGGCGATCTTGTCGGCGTGAGTTTGGCAGTGAATTCGATTTGCACAGCAATCATTTCTTTATTTTATCCGCGTTTGCGTCAGCGATTTAGCGTTTTTAAATTATATTTTATGTCATTGATGCTTATCGGCACAGGGTTTATGCTTATTAGCGTGTTTCATACTTATGAGGTTGTGCTTTTTTCGTTGGCTTTAGTGGGGCTAGGAAATGGCATCATTATGGTGAATAATACCTCATGGCTTTTGAGTGTTGCTAAGGAATACGAACGAGCGAGAGCGTTAGGATTCTTATCGGCAAGTCTTTTTATGGGGCAGTTTTGCTCTCCATTGCTCACACAACCGCTTGTGAGATTTGGAGGAATGGAAATGATGTTTGGTGTGAATGCCGTGATTGTCTTTGTCAGTGCGCTGATTTTTTTGTTTTTGAAGAATCCTTCCAAAACATCTTAA
- the dnaA gene encoding chromosomal replication initiator protein DnaA, whose protein sequence is MLIDDILNKLKTKLNQSEYDSYISLMEYDEDASRSDIEVFYVPNIFVADWIKSNYLEIIADLFKEANPNGVKPIIHIKVKEKKENVKSLKNNKNILIASSNSFSLNPFYTFENFIVGKSNEHAYTVAKMIVKEQATAYNPVLFYGQSGVGKTHLINAIGNYAKDCNKNVLYTTSENFLNDFLTKLKRGTMDSFRDKYRKCDYLLIDDVQFFGGKEGVQEEMLHTFNELYNCKKQIVITSDKPPKEIKGLEDRLRSRFEWGNMAEITSPELETKISIIKSKCAINHISLDAETISYIASNIHNNVRQLEGILATINVQSSLSPEGSLIKIAKNVLRNYQTENLEGITLENIIKTVSKELNIKPSEIVSKERSRNIVFARRIVIYLARSLTLNSTPILAKNLGMKDHSAISKAMKAIETEMNENLTTKSIVENIKSKIEQSS, encoded by the coding sequence TTGCTGATAGATGATATATTAAATAAACTTAAAACTAAGCTTAATCAATCCGAGTATGATTCTTATATTTCATTAATGGAATATGATGAAGATGCCTCTAGATCAGATATAGAGGTATTTTATGTGCCAAATATTTTTGTGGCAGATTGGATAAAAAGTAACTATTTAGAAATAATTGCGGATTTGTTTAAAGAGGCAAATCCTAATGGAGTAAAGCCAATTATTCACATCAAAGTGAAAGAAAAAAAAGAAAATGTGAAAAGTTTAAAAAACAATAAAAATATACTCATCGCTTCAAGTAATTCTTTTTCGCTTAATCCCTTTTATACATTTGAAAATTTTATTGTGGGTAAGAGTAATGAGCATGCCTATACCGTTGCAAAAATGATTGTAAAAGAACAAGCGACTGCCTATAATCCGGTGCTTTTTTATGGGCAATCAGGCGTGGGCAAAACGCATCTTATCAATGCGATAGGAAATTATGCAAAAGATTGTAATAAAAATGTCCTTTATACGACTTCTGAAAATTTTTTGAATGATTTTTTGACGAAGCTTAAACGCGGCACAATGGATAGTTTTCGAGATAAATACCGCAAGTGTGATTATCTCTTGATTGATGATGTGCAATTTTTTGGTGGTAAAGAGGGTGTGCAGGAGGAAATGCTCCATACTTTTAATGAATTATACAATTGCAAAAAGCAAATTGTGATTACTAGTGATAAGCCGCCTAAAGAGATTAAAGGGTTAGAAGATCGTTTGCGTTCGCGTTTTGAGTGGGGTAATATGGCAGAAATCACGAGTCCAGAGCTTGAGACAAAGATTTCTATCATCAAATCCAAATGCGCAATCAATCATATCAGTCTTGATGCCGAGACAATCAGCTATATTGCCTCAAATATTCATAACAATGTCCGTCAGCTTGAGGGGATTCTCGCTACAATTAATGTCCAATCAAGCCTTTCTCCAGAGGGCAGTTTGATTAAAATCGCTAAAAATGTATTGCGGAATTATCAGACTGAAAATCTTGAAGGGATTACTTTAGAGAATATCATCAAAACGGTGAGCAAAGAGCTCAATATCAAACCTAGTGAGATTGTTTCCAAAGAGCGCAGTAGGAATATCGTGTTTGCTAGACGCATTGTGATTTATCTCGCGCGTTCTTTGACGCTTAATTCAACACCCATACTTGCTAAGAATCTCGGTATGAAAGATCACAGCGCAATCAGCAAGGCGATGAAAGCAATTGAAACAGAGATGAATGAGAATCTCACGACAAAATCTATCGTAGAGAATATTAAAAGCAAAATCGAACAATCAAGTTAA
- the ruvC gene encoding crossover junction endodeoxyribonuclease RuvC: MNILGIDPGSRNCGYAVLHCGSNGLNLLEAGIIKIKERILQDQILEFVEGIDLVLKSFTIDEVAIEDIFFAYNPKTVIKLAQFRGALSLKILQELGNFSEYTPLQVKKALTGNGKADKQQVAFMVKRILGIKGDIKPLDITDAIAIAITHSQRIGLKSPKNPL, translated from the coding sequence TTGAACATTTTAGGCATTGACCCCGGAAGTAGAAATTGTGGCTATGCAGTATTGCATTGTGGATCAAATGGGCTTAATCTGCTTGAAGCAGGGATTATTAAAATCAAAGAGCGTATTTTGCAAGATCAGATTCTTGAATTTGTGGAGGGTATTGATTTGGTGCTAAAAAGTTTTACCATTGATGAGGTGGCGATTGAGGATATATTTTTTGCCTACAATCCCAAAACCGTTATCAAACTTGCCCAATTTCGTGGGGCATTAAGCCTCAAGATTCTTCAAGAATTAGGAAACTTCAGCGAATACACACCTTTACAAGTCAAAAAAGCCCTCACCGGCAATGGAAAAGCAGACAAACAGCAAGTCGCTTTTATGGTCAAGCGGATTCTAGGTATCAAAGGCGACATCAAGCCTCTTGACATCACGGACGCCATTGCGATTGCTATCACCCATTCCCAACGCATTGGGCTTAAATCCCCAAAAAACCCTCTCTAA
- the mshL gene encoding pilus (MSHA type) biogenesis protein MshL → MRKIFFFMGILALYAYAQNIQIHSNNATPLSKIIEEIASQSNVSVFYLQENVKEMLDSKKTSIHITDKSLQSTLKNLLTDNDFYYTLHKDTLKIGFLLTKTFEIHYIATTRVGSSNTDIVFSQDNQVQSLYNNGQFNAISDFEIPSQTHKMAMNKATSNNPSIGKSGTKIYSIDEIDFWGDLQNEIANIAYRPGDLYQPDFTSEFKNDNKKDRHIVINKAAGLLTITGTRTQIDRVQKYIHNLNERIQKQVLIDVHIFNVQHTDNQTYGVDWNEFFKLGNLSILSPNNNIGQGASYASMGTNGTNYEINIFSQGASINRIVEFLQTYGKVQSISNPKVLTLNNQPAIISVGSVLRYAQNTTYQTTTQGTSVQNNSQAFPSVFAGILLDVTPSIKGDKIILKINPSITKAKDISVENQSTALNAPPNLSTKQLSSLVQVQDGQKIILGGLIDKTQGQTIRKIPLLGDIPLIKYLFRYKKDIKETQEMIIVISPHIIHLDAKQDSKDLQRIQEIEDFSQSHQTTPTSKTESTLSNPPPTEQPKGKEKQ, encoded by the coding sequence ATGAGAAAAATATTCTTTTTTATGGGTATATTAGCACTATACGCTTACGCACAAAATATTCAGATTCACTCTAATAATGCCACACCTTTAAGCAAAATCATTGAAGAAATCGCCTCACAATCCAATGTAAGCGTATTTTATTTGCAAGAAAATGTCAAAGAAATGCTTGATTCGAAAAAAACCTCGATTCACATTACAGACAAGTCTCTCCAAAGCACATTAAAGAATCTCTTGACAGATAATGACTTTTATTACACATTACACAAAGACACGCTTAAAATCGGATTCTTATTGACTAAAACTTTTGAGATTCACTACATTGCCACCACACGCGTAGGATCAAGCAACACAGATATTGTTTTTTCACAAGACAATCAAGTCCAATCTTTATATAATAACGGGCAATTTAACGCCATTTCGGATTTTGAAATCCCCTCCCAAACGCATAAAATGGCGATGAACAAGGCGACTTCTAATAACCCTAGCATCGGTAAAAGTGGGACAAAAATTTATTCGATTGATGAAATTGATTTTTGGGGAGATTTGCAAAATGAAATTGCAAATATCGCCTATCGACCGGGTGATTTGTATCAGCCTGATTTTACTTCTGAATTTAAAAATGACAATAAAAAAGACCGCCATATCGTGATTAACAAAGCGGCGGGATTGCTCACTATCACCGGCACACGCACACAAATCGATAGGGTGCAAAAATACATTCACAACCTTAACGAAAGGATTCAAAAACAAGTATTAATTGATGTGCATATCTTCAATGTGCAACACACAGATAATCAAACCTATGGCGTGGATTGGAATGAGTTTTTCAAACTCGGCAATCTCTCAATCCTCTCGCCCAACAATAATATCGGTCAAGGTGCAAGTTATGCAAGTATGGGGACAAACGGCACAAATTATGAAATCAATATTTTTTCTCAAGGTGCAAGCATTAATCGAATCGTAGAATTTTTGCAAACTTATGGAAAAGTGCAATCCATTTCTAATCCTAAAGTCCTTACGCTCAACAATCAGCCCGCCATTATCAGCGTGGGCAGTGTGCTGCGTTATGCGCAAAATACGACTTATCAAACAACCACTCAAGGCACTTCTGTGCAAAATAATTCTCAAGCTTTCCCTTCAGTATTTGCGGGAATCTTGCTCGATGTTACACCAAGCATCAAAGGTGATAAAATCATTCTCAAAATCAACCCTTCTATCACAAAAGCAAAAGATATTTCCGTAGAGAATCAAAGCACTGCCCTTAATGCACCGCCTAATCTCTCCACAAAACAACTTTCTTCACTCGTCCAAGTCCAAGACGGACAAAAAATCATTTTGGGAGGGTTGATTGATAAAACGCAAGGGCAAACTATACGCAAAATCCCATTGCTTGGTGATATTCCTTTGATTAAATATCTTTTCCGCTATAAAAAAGACATTAAAGAAACGCAAGAAATGATTATCGTGATTTCTCCTCATATTATTCATCTTGACGCAAAGCAAGATTCTAAAGACTTGCAACGCATTCAAGAGATAGAAGACTTTAGCCAATCACATCAAACCACCCCGACATCTAAAACAGAATCCACACTATCAAATCCACCTCCCACAGAGCAACCAAAAGGCAAGGAAAAGCAATGA
- a CDS encoding GspE/PulE family protein — protein MTEMPFVNLSEQILSLECKNALAYKFIHKMGCLIFAIHPQEQKLHIALIDESCALGIIKSHIRSLFPDFHMCFFLAKEEDFRLLSEQIHTHERFCSLVDALKAEHRRPNALKNDDKNDMSVAKLLDFILEICIQERASDIHFESSADGAKVRIRVDGLMKERFCLENDIFKSLSSRLKLECALDINQNRKSQDGRFTRVLIQKEFDFRLSSMPAFGGESLVIRILDKNAQRLELDSLGFDTISLKRIKESIALPYGIIFLTGPTGSGKSTTLYAMLESIKSPSKKIITLEDPIEYQIDLVTQVLVNEKYDFGFNQALRALLRQDPDVIMIGEIRDEDTLQTAIKASLTGHLVLATLHANDSLGAIDRLLEMGAQDYLLASTLNAIISQRLARALCPHCKMPISPQEVFENLYQSGKKDELKALERFKNGIFFAPKGCVHCDMQGYNGRLLIAECLSNSPDLKTYIKDVSQRESLQHLLLNPTQEGGFISMFQNAFQHLAQGETSLEEIYRVCKV, from the coding sequence ATGACAGAGATGCCCTTTGTGAATCTTAGCGAGCAGATTCTTAGTCTTGAATGCAAAAACGCACTTGCGTATAAATTTATCCATAAAATGGGTTGCTTAATTTTTGCAATCCACCCTCAAGAACAAAAACTTCATATTGCACTCATTGATGAATCATGCGCTTTGGGGATTATCAAATCACATATTCGATCGCTTTTCCCTGATTTTCATATGTGCTTTTTCCTCGCTAAAGAAGAAGATTTTAGACTTTTGAGTGAGCAGATTCACACGCACGAGAGATTTTGTTCGCTTGTTGATGCTCTCAAAGCTGAACATCGCCGCCCAAATGCTTTAAAAAATGATGACAAAAACGATATGAGTGTGGCAAAACTTTTGGATTTTATTTTAGAAATATGTATCCAAGAAAGGGCGAGCGATATTCACTTTGAAAGCTCCGCTGATGGAGCAAAAGTGCGTATTCGTGTCGATGGGCTAATGAAAGAGCGTTTTTGTCTTGAAAATGATATTTTTAAAAGTCTAAGCTCACGATTAAAGCTTGAATGCGCTTTGGATATTAATCAAAATCGTAAAAGTCAAGACGGACGCTTCACGCGCGTATTGATACAAAAAGAATTTGATTTTCGTCTCTCAAGTATGCCCGCTTTTGGTGGCGAATCACTCGTTATCAGAATCCTCGACAAAAATGCACAACGATTAGAATTAGATTCTCTAGGTTTTGATACCATTAGCCTCAAACGCATTAAAGAATCTATTGCGCTTCCTTATGGCATTATCTTTTTGACAGGTCCCACAGGTAGCGGGAAAAGCACCACTCTTTATGCGATGCTAGAATCTATTAAATCACCGAGCAAAAAAATCATCACACTTGAAGATCCTATTGAATATCAAATAGATCTTGTTACACAAGTGCTTGTCAATGAAAAATACGATTTTGGATTCAATCAAGCTTTACGCGCTTTGCTTCGGCAAGATCCCGATGTGATTATGATCGGTGAAATACGCGATGAAGACACTCTGCAAACAGCGATAAAAGCTTCGCTCACCGGGCATTTGGTGCTTGCTACTTTGCATGCTAATGATTCTCTAGGTGCGATTGATCGTTTGCTTGAAATGGGCGCACAAGATTATCTTCTTGCTTCTACACTCAATGCTATCATTTCTCAACGACTTGCGCGTGCGTTATGTCCGCATTGTAAGATGCCCATTTCGCCTCAAGAAGTTTTTGAGAATCTTTACCAATCTGGTAAAAAAGACGAACTTAAAGCATTAGAAAGATTCAAAAATGGGATATTTTTTGCGCCTAAAGGTTGCGTGCATTGTGATATGCAAGGTTATAACGGACGATTATTGATCGCTGAATGCTTGAGTAATTCTCCTGATCTTAAAACTTATATCAAAGATGTCTCTCAACGCGAATCTTTGCAGCATTTGTTGCTCAATCCCACACAAGAAGGAGGCTTTATCAGTATGTTTCAAAACGCTTTTCAACATCTTGCCCAAGGCGAAACGAGTCTTGAAGAAATCTATCGGGTGTGCAAAGTATGA
- a CDS encoding type II secretion system F family protein, translating to MNKLPRKYLIKGIKDNQNVQITLIATSTENAKDQSLQKYDIYPLEIKPLTGFEFLHLQFLKLDQKITKQDLSTLFLQISIMLSASLPILEVIEVCAKNTKKASLKRILLEIAYRLNLGQKLSLAFKEHRDVFGDMAWSMIALGEKSGELSEIFNMLSTHLAREHKNKSRVKRALFYPFLVLISVIAAFLGIIMFVLPEFLIMFEEFSASLPIYTKILINTESFFRHFGLVFVGLLILVGFLLYRYYQSSLSFKTKLHRLSLSLPIVGEMIKLHYFYQYTFTLSLQLKSSTPLDYALSLTNECIHNLYLKNSFKQVLESIKNGKSFSLAITEKDLLDEISLALIATGERSGKLSEMLEVCAQRFQENAQEKTDFLISLIEPILSLVMGILLLFLALGVFVPMWDISSHAIGGM from the coding sequence ATGAACAAATTACCGCGTAAATATTTGATTAAAGGCATTAAAGACAATCAAAATGTGCAGATTACACTTATAGCGACTTCCACAGAAAATGCTAAAGACCAAAGTTTGCAAAAATATGATATTTATCCTTTAGAAATCAAGCCTCTCACAGGGTTTGAATTCTTACATTTGCAATTTCTCAAGCTTGACCAAAAGATCACCAAACAAGATCTTAGCACTTTATTTTTGCAAATATCCATTATGCTTTCGGCATCTTTGCCTATTTTAGAAGTCATTGAGGTGTGCGCAAAAAATACCAAAAAAGCCTCTCTCAAACGCATTCTGCTTGAAATAGCCTATCGTCTGAATCTCGGACAAAAGCTTTCTTTAGCATTTAAAGAACATCGTGATGTTTTTGGCGATATGGCATGGAGTATGATTGCATTAGGAGAAAAAAGCGGAGAGTTGAGCGAGATTTTTAATATGCTTAGCACACATCTTGCACGAGAACACAAAAACAAAAGTCGCGTTAAAAGGGCTTTATTTTATCCTTTTCTTGTGCTAATAAGTGTCATTGCTGCATTTTTGGGGATTATTATGTTTGTGTTGCCTGAATTTTTGATTATGTTTGAAGAGTTTAGTGCAAGTTTGCCTATATATACGAAGATTCTCATTAATACAGAATCTTTCTTCCGACATTTTGGTTTGGTGTTTGTAGGATTGCTTATTTTAGTGGGATTCTTACTTTATCGGTATTATCAATCCTCACTCTCTTTCAAAACAAAACTGCATCGCCTCTCCCTATCTTTGCCTATTGTCGGAGAAATGATTAAGCTGCATTATTTCTATCAATACACTTTTACGCTTTCTTTGCAACTCAAATCCTCAACGCCGCTTGACTATGCCTTAAGCCTTACAAATGAGTGTATTCACAATCTCTATCTGAAAAATTCATTCAAGCAAGTTTTAGAATCTATCAAAAATGGTAAAAGCTTTTCGCTTGCGATTACAGAAAAAGATTTGCTTGATGAGATTTCACTCGCGCTTATCGCTACGGGTGAGCGAAGTGGCAAACTATCAGAAATGTTAGAAGTATGTGCGCAAAGATTCCAAGAAAATGCTCAAGAGAAAACAGATTTTCTTATCTCTCTTATCGAGCCTATTTTAAGCCTTGTTATGGGAATCTTGTTGTTATTTTTGGCATTAGGCGTATTCGTGCCAATGTGGGACATTAGCTCACACGCCATAGGAGGAATGTAG
- a CDS encoding DUF354 domain-containing protein, with protein sequence MIWLDIIDPKYVLFFRQMLPLLKTVDEILVTTRKSQGYDECARLLELFGIQSHCVGGYGGASKEGKFQARLDRQRAFLELFNDLKQMPRLFITGASVEGVQTAFGLGIPVVNFADTPVANDHFSLDSITILSRLTLPLSTLVFRPFVVPEICYTSLGLDSCNVKAYDFIDVALWLKDIPESTPDSKKAFCAKLGLDERLPIILVREEEYKAHYVKEKLPIIEQSIILLAQNLNANIIIMPRYESDYLIKSFSSLQNVVIWEEKLEPKVFYPHIDLLIGGGGTMNLEACYLGIPVISTRSLFLFHDRYLLDNGLMKHCKNAKEVLESAREILRQNAPKILQKRLFEPKTAGFEAIIQDIMPLMS encoded by the coding sequence ATGATTTGGCTTGATATTATTGATCCTAAATATGTTTTATTTTTTCGGCAGATGTTGCCTTTATTAAAGACGGTTGATGAGATTCTTGTTACTACTCGTAAAAGTCAAGGTTATGATGAATGTGCGAGACTTTTAGAGCTTTTTGGCATACAATCACATTGTGTGGGTGGCTATGGTGGAGCGAGTAAAGAGGGTAAATTTCAAGCAAGATTAGATCGACAAAGGGCATTTTTGGAGCTTTTTAATGATCTTAAGCAAATGCCGCGTTTGTTTATCACAGGTGCAAGCGTTGAGGGTGTGCAAACCGCATTTGGACTAGGAATCCCTGTGGTGAATTTTGCAGACACACCGGTGGCAAATGATCATTTTTCATTAGATTCTATTACTATTCTTTCACGATTGACTTTGCCTCTCTCTACACTTGTTTTTCGTCCTTTTGTCGTGCCGGAGATTTGTTATACAAGTTTAGGATTAGATTCTTGTAATGTCAAAGCTTATGATTTCATTGATGTGGCACTTTGGCTCAAGGATATACCAGAATCTACGCCCGATTCAAAAAAGGCATTTTGCGCTAAGCTCGGGCTTGATGAGAGATTGCCTATAATTTTAGTGCGTGAGGAAGAATACAAAGCACATTATGTCAAGGAAAAATTACCGATTATCGAACAAAGTATTATTCTACTTGCACAGAATCTGAATGCAAATATTATAATTATGCCTCGTTATGAGAGCGATTATCTGATAAAGTCATTTTCATCATTACAAAATGTCGTGATTTGGGAAGAAAAGCTAGAGCCTAAAGTTTTTTATCCTCATATTGATTTACTTATCGGCGGCGGTGGGACAATGAATCTTGAAGCGTGTTATTTAGGAATCCCTGTAATTTCTACGCGTTCGCTTTTTCTTTTTCACGATCGGTATTTGCTTGATAATGGCTTAATGAAACATTGCAAAAATGCTAAGGAGGTTTTAGAATCTGCACGGGAGATTCTGCGACAAAATGCGCCAAAGATTCTACAAAAGAGACTCTTTGAGCCTAAAACTGCCGGGTTTGAAGCAATTATCCAAGACATTATGCCTCTTATGAGCTAG
- the thyX gene encoding FAD-dependent thymidylate synthase translates to MQITLLHFTPIHICSNAIRTCWQSFAKGDNGGEKDKELIDRVGNKYKHASTLEHLYYNFYIKGISRACLQELARHRLTSLSVKSSRYTLKELRNVPSFLPVNEENLARAEAFVVFTNNEKVNIASLKALENLREILHEGISNDLAKFAMPESYRTELSWSINARSLQNFLSLRTSKSALWEIQDLAKAIFEALPDDHRFIFEDCIQNHSHNLAD, encoded by the coding sequence ATTCAAATCACACTTTTACATTTTACACCTATTCATATTTGTAGTAACGCTATCCGCACTTGTTGGCAAAGCTTTGCAAAAGGCGATAATGGAGGAGAAAAAGATAAAGAACTTATTGATCGTGTGGGCAATAAATACAAACACGCAAGCACTTTAGAACATTTATATTATAATTTTTATATCAAAGGCATTTCAAGGGCATGTCTTCAAGAGCTTGCGCGTCATCGTCTTACAAGTTTGAGTGTCAAATCCTCGCGTTATACACTCAAAGAGCTTAGAAATGTGCCAAGCTTTTTGCCTGTCAATGAAGAGAATCTCGCTCGTGCAGAGGCATTTGTCGTTTTCACAAATAATGAAAAAGTCAATATCGCCTCACTGAAAGCCTTAGAAAATTTGCGTGAAATACTGCATGAAGGTATCAGCAACGATTTAGCTAAATTCGCCATGCCTGAATCCTATCGCACCGAACTTAGTTGGAGTATCAACGCACGCAGTTTGCAAAACTTCCTTTCTTTGCGCACATCAAAAAGCGCACTATGGGAAATACAAGATTTAGCAAAGGCTATTTTTGAGGCATTGCCTGATGATCATCGCTTTATTTTTGAAGACTGCATACAAAATCATTCGCATAATTTAGCGGATTGA
- a CDS encoding ABC-type transport auxiliary lipoprotein family protein, translating into MKKIFFAVMIIAGISWTGCVNVKIASEIPSISYFDIQDYETSKNTKKCQNQKTSKKIGVLDVNVASVFNSTDVIVINNETLKIESLENKKWVSTPKEMFKTKILYALKNQCYEASLQPFGTQKLDKILKITLTSFAIIKKTEGYFAQVGLFYEIQNAYNYSLSKNDTIIVQKPIQFDGDFFALDFRDLSDEAVNLMIKSIR; encoded by the coding sequence ATGAAAAAAATCTTTTTTGCGGTTATGATTATCGCGGGTATAAGCTGGACAGGGTGTGTGAATGTCAAGATTGCTAGTGAGATTCCCTCAATCAGCTATTTTGATATACAAGATTATGAAACATCAAAAAATACTAAAAAATGTCAAAACCAAAAAACATCAAAAAAAATAGGAGTGCTTGATGTCAATGTTGCTTCTGTATTTAATAGCACAGATGTGATTGTGATTAATAATGAAACCTTAAAGATAGAATCTTTAGAAAATAAAAAATGGGTAAGCACACCTAAAGAGATGTTTAAAACAAAGATTCTCTATGCTTTAAAAAATCAATGCTATGAGGCATCATTACAACCTTTTGGCACGCAAAAACTCGATAAGATTCTTAAAATCACATTGACTTCTTTTGCAATTATCAAAAAAACAGAAGGTTATTTTGCGCAAGTGGGCTTATTTTATGAAATCCAAAATGCCTATAATTATTCTCTGTCTAAAAATGATACGATTATCGTGCAAAAGCCTATTCAATTTGACGGCGATTTTTTTGCTTTAGATTTTCGAGATTTAAGTGATGAAGCTGTGAATCTGATGATCAAATCAATCCGCTAA
- a CDS encoding MlaD family protein, with product MERNVRYVWIGAIFFIILILMIAFIMWLNRFELDSHRFQHYYTYSQDEVGGIGTNTPIKYKGISVGRVISVDFASLKEGTIQIQMLIDSQLEIRKNAKVIISSQGLAGANYLALIQGDGEPLEEIDGKKILELDKGSIEKIMSKATELSDDAASLLKNANAILNEQNLYEISLIVKDLRESVQNLQSITLQMDKNMQRGEYNMREILTPTLLQFQGSLQDMSQFFTQASALIEKVDKNPYDSIFGKAPKK from the coding sequence ATGGAACGTAATGTCCGATATGTTTGGATTGGCGCAATTTTTTTTATTATACTTATATTAATGATAGCCTTTATTATGTGGCTTAATCGTTTTGAGCTTGATTCTCATCGTTTTCAGCATTATTATACTTATAGCCAAGATGAGGTGGGAGGTATAGGGACAAATACACCTATAAAATACAAAGGTATCAGTGTAGGACGCGTGATTTCAGTTGATTTTGCAAGTCTCAAAGAAGGCACGATTCAAATCCAAATGCTCATTGATTCTCAACTTGAAATCAGAAAAAATGCTAAAGTCATTATAAGCTCACAAGGTCTTGCAGGAGCGAATTACCTTGCATTGATTCAGGGTGATGGTGAGCCTTTAGAAGAAATTGACGGAAAGAAGATTTTGGAGCTTGATAAAGGCAGTATAGAGAAAATTATGAGTAAAGCTACAGAATTAAGTGATGATGCGGCATCGCTTCTTAAAAATGCTAATGCCATTTTAAACGAGCAGAATCTCTATGAGATTTCTTTGATTGTCAAAGATTTACGGGAAAGTGTGCAGAATCTCCAATCTATCACCTTGCAAATGGATAAAAATATGCAAAGAGGTGAATACAATATGCGTGAGATTCTCACACCTACACTTTTGCAATTTCAAGGGAGTTTGCAAGATATGAGTCAATTTTTCACCCAAGCTTCAGCGTTGATTGAAAAGGTTGATAAGAATCCCTACGATAGTATTTTTGGAAAAGCTCCGAAAAAATAG